One Pseudomonas tolaasii NCPPB 2192 genomic window carries:
- the phnD gene encoding phosphonate ABC transporter substrate-binding protein, translating to MLNRIGHVFLSAALLASVAMGNAQAADKAINFGFMSTESSQNLKAIWQPFLDDMHKKTGLNVNATFASDYAGLIQGMRFNKVDVAWLGNKGAMEAVDRSNAEIFAQTTAPDGGAGYWSLLIVRKDSPINNVEDMLKNAKSLTFGNGDPNSTSGYLVPGYYVFAKNNVDATTAFKRTLNSSHEVNALSVAKGQLDVGTFNTESWDRLEVTQPQEVAKLKVIWKSPLIPSDPLVWSKSLSDSDKAKIRDFILTYGSTDEEKAVLKNVQKGKFIASNDDQLLPIRQLELFKARTIISADDHLEAADKAKKLADIDADLAKLQQRISELDKKTAANG from the coding sequence ATGTTGAACCGTATCGGCCACGTGTTTTTGTCAGCCGCCTTGTTGGCCAGTGTCGCGATGGGCAATGCCCAGGCGGCGGACAAAGCCATCAACTTCGGTTTTATGTCCACCGAGTCTTCGCAGAACCTGAAAGCGATCTGGCAACCGTTTCTGGATGACATGCACAAGAAGACCGGCTTGAACGTCAACGCCACCTTCGCCTCCGACTACGCCGGCCTGATCCAGGGCATGCGCTTTAACAAGGTTGATGTGGCGTGGCTGGGCAACAAAGGCGCGATGGAGGCAGTCGACCGCTCCAACGCCGAAATTTTCGCCCAGACCACCGCCCCCGACGGTGGCGCCGGTTACTGGAGCCTGTTGATCGTGCGCAAGGACAGCCCGATCAACAACGTTGAAGACATGCTCAAGAATGCCAAGAGCCTGACCTTCGGCAACGGCGACCCTAACTCCACCTCGGGCTACCTGGTGCCGGGCTATTACGTATTCGCCAAGAACAACGTCGATGCGACCACCGCTTTTAAACGCACCCTCAACTCCAGCCATGAAGTGAACGCCTTAAGCGTGGCCAAAGGGCAATTGGACGTCGGCACGTTCAACACCGAAAGCTGGGATCGACTGGAAGTCACCCAGCCGCAAGAGGTCGCCAAACTCAAGGTGATCTGGAAATCACCCTTGATTCCTTCCGACCCGTTGGTGTGGAGCAAGTCGTTGAGTGACAGCGACAAAGCCAAGATCCGCGACTTCATCCTCACTTATGGCAGTACCGATGAGGAAAAGGCCGTGCTGAAGAACGTGCAGAAGGGCAAGTTCATCGCCTCCAACGACGACCAGTTGCTGCCGATCCGCCAGCTGGAACTGTTTAAGGCGCGCACGATCATCAGCGCCGATGACCACCTCGAAGCGGCCGATAAGGCCAAGAAGCTGGCCGACATCGACGCCGACCTGGCGAAGCTGCAACAGCGCATCAGCGAACTGGACAAAAAGACCGCAGCAAACGGCTAA
- a CDS encoding DsbE family thiol:disulfide interchange protein, translated as MKRWLMVLPLAAFLVVAVFLYRGLYLDPAELPSAMIGKQFPAFSLPTVQGDKTLTQADLLGKPALVNVWGTWCISCRVEHPVLNKLAEKGVVIYGINYKDDNAAALKWLAEFHNPYQLDIRDEDGNLGLNLGVYGAPETFFIDAKGVIRDKYVGVIDEVVWREQLAAKYQALVDEAKP; from the coding sequence ATGAAGCGTTGGTTGATGGTGTTGCCGCTGGCGGCGTTTCTGGTGGTGGCAGTGTTCCTGTATCGCGGCTTGTACCTGGACCCGGCCGAGTTGCCCTCGGCAATGATCGGCAAGCAATTCCCGGCCTTCAGCCTGCCAACGGTGCAGGGCGACAAGACCCTGACCCAGGCTGATTTGCTGGGCAAGCCGGCGCTGGTCAACGTGTGGGGAACCTGGTGCATTTCCTGCCGCGTTGAACACCCGGTGTTGAACAAGCTGGCCGAGAAGGGCGTGGTGATTTACGGCATCAACTACAAGGATGACAATGCCGCGGCGCTGAAATGGCTGGCGGAGTTCCATAACCCGTATCAGTTGGATATCCGCGACGAAGACGGCAACCTCGGCCTGAACCTCGGCGTGTATGGCGCCCCGGAAACCTTCTTCATCGACGCTAAAGGCGTGATCCGCGACAAGTACGTCGGCGTGATCGACGAAGTGGTCTGGCGTGAGCAACTGGCCGCCAAGTACCAGGCGCTGGTCGATGAGGCCAAGCCATGA
- the phnC gene encoding phosphonate ABC transporter ATP-binding protein gives MTHAIHVDHLNKTFAKKSALVDLELTIAAGEMVALIGASGSGKSTLLRHLAGLACCDKSNGGSVKVLGREVQASGRLNGKVRRLRADIGYIFQQFNLVNRLSVIDNVLLGCLGRMPRWRGNLGLFNAEEKAFALESLARVGLADLAGQRASTLSGGQQQRVAIARALTQRAEVILADEPIASLDPESARKVMEILADINRRDGKTVVVTLHQVDYAMRYCPRAVALKGGRIHFDGQGSAMSSQFLNDLYGADVDTSLMFSDQTRHAEAMPRLALARA, from the coding sequence ATGACTCACGCTATTCATGTCGATCACTTGAACAAGACCTTTGCGAAGAAATCCGCACTGGTCGACCTCGAACTCACCATTGCTGCCGGTGAGATGGTCGCGCTGATTGGCGCTTCCGGTTCCGGCAAGTCCACGCTGCTGCGCCACTTGGCGGGCCTGGCGTGCTGCGACAAGAGCAATGGCGGCAGCGTCAAGGTGTTGGGCCGGGAGGTGCAGGCCAGTGGACGGCTGAATGGCAAGGTTCGGCGGTTGCGGGCAGACATCGGCTACATCTTCCAGCAGTTCAACCTGGTCAACCGTCTGAGCGTGATCGACAACGTATTACTCGGCTGCCTGGGCCGCATGCCGCGCTGGCGCGGCAACCTGGGTCTGTTCAATGCCGAGGAAAAGGCCTTTGCCCTCGAATCCCTGGCCCGCGTCGGCCTGGCGGACCTGGCCGGGCAGCGCGCCTCCACCTTGTCCGGCGGCCAGCAGCAGCGTGTGGCGATTGCCCGCGCCTTGACCCAGCGCGCCGAAGTCATCCTCGCCGACGAACCCATTGCCTCGCTGGACCCGGAGTCGGCGCGCAAGGTCATGGAGATCCTCGCCGACATCAACCGCCGCGACGGCAAGACCGTGGTGGTGACCCTGCATCAAGTCGATTACGCCATGCGTTATTGCCCGCGCGCCGTGGCCCTTAAAGGTGGCCGCATTCATTTCGACGGGCAGGGCAGCGCCATGAGCAGCCAGTTCCTCAACGATTTGTACGGTGCCGACGTCGACACCAGCCTGATGTTTTCCGACCAGACCCGCCACGCCGAAGCCATGCCACGCCTGGCCCTGGCGCGCGCTTGA
- a CDS encoding cytochrome c-type biogenesis protein, with product MKRLLAAAVLALGLAGVAHAAIDTYEFAKDGDRERFRDLTKELRCPKCQNQDIADSNAPIAADLRKEIFRMLGEGKDNQQIIDFMVDRYGDFVRYKPALTGKTALLWFGPAGLLLAGVVVMAVIVRRRRAAPIDGTDALSPEERKRLDQLLDTKTDD from the coding sequence ATGAAGCGTCTGTTAGCCGCCGCAGTCCTGGCGCTGGGTTTGGCCGGGGTAGCCCACGCCGCCATCGACACCTACGAGTTCGCCAAGGACGGTGACCGCGAGCGTTTCCGCGACCTGACCAAGGAACTGCGCTGTCCCAAGTGCCAGAATCAGGACATTGCCGACTCCAACGCGCCCATCGCCGCCGACCTGCGCAAAGAGATCTTCCGCATGTTGGGAGAGGGCAAGGACAACCAGCAGATCATCGACTTCATGGTCGACCGCTACGGTGATTTCGTGCGCTACAAACCGGCCCTCACCGGCAAGACCGCGCTGCTCTGGTTCGGCCCCGCCGGGCTGTTGCTGGCCGGTGTGGTGGTGATGGCCGTGATCGTACGCCGCCGCCGCGCCGCGCCGATTGACGGCACCGACGCGCTGTCCCCTGAAGAACGCAAACGCCTCGACCAATTGCTGGACACCAAGACTGATGATTGA
- a CDS encoding DUF6124 family protein, which yields MKKVTPNPPSSLSDKTPPDVIFTVRPGLSTEVALSNASEMLESATVCAYDCAEHLGGSGRKQVLAVVQMIEIAQLLVNEALNRECPVA from the coding sequence ATGAAAAAAGTCACACCCAATCCCCCGTCATCCCTCTCGGATAAAACCCCACCCGACGTCATCTTCACCGTCCGTCCCGGCCTCAGTACTGAAGTTGCCTTGAGCAATGCCAGCGAGATGCTTGAGTCGGCGACTGTCTGTGCGTACGACTGCGCTGAACATCTGGGTGGCTCGGGCCGCAAGCAAGTGCTGGCGGTGGTGCAGATGATTGAGATCGCGCAGTTGTTGGTGAATGAAGCACTGAATCGGGAGTGTCCCGTGGCTTGA
- a CDS encoding DUF695 domain-containing protein, with the protein MKDKQSNKRPLTLLVLASVLTTGCAGHPPAPAVERNPCLDEGPVHSVAFDRCVADRAADRAEALRRLLDDANPNPRQQALAEPGPDDYQDADFPDTPNPMLYQGARSVTAAERRALPYKIRITWKYSSKTLRPAPRDLSRMEQMRSLIVPAVQEQGLAKWLCTVTGGQQVQWIFYAESEESFRAQVNAALAKSGPYPLAFTTHKELAPSAEMGGTETIRITPKACME; encoded by the coding sequence TTGAAAGACAAGCAAAGTAACAAGCGCCCACTCACGTTGCTGGTGCTGGCAAGCGTATTGACCACAGGCTGCGCAGGGCACCCTCCTGCGCCCGCTGTCGAGCGCAACCCTTGCCTGGATGAAGGCCCGGTGCACAGCGTGGCGTTTGACAGGTGTGTGGCTGATCGAGCGGCGGACCGAGCGGAAGCCCTCAGGCGCCTGCTGGACGATGCCAACCCCAACCCTCGCCAGCAAGCATTGGCCGAGCCTGGCCCTGACGACTACCAGGACGCCGACTTTCCAGACACACCCAACCCCATGCTTTACCAGGGGGCGCGCTCTGTCACGGCGGCTGAACGGCGGGCACTGCCCTACAAGATCAGAATCACCTGGAAGTACAGCTCCAAAACCCTCAGGCCAGCGCCCCGGGACCTCTCCCGGATGGAACAGATGCGCAGCCTGATCGTGCCGGCCGTGCAGGAACAAGGGTTGGCGAAGTGGCTGTGCACGGTGACGGGTGGGCAACAGGTGCAGTGGATTTTCTATGCCGAAAGCGAGGAAAGCTTCAGGGCCCAAGTGAATGCCGCGCTGGCTAAAAGCGGCCCCTACCCGCTGGCGTTCACGACCCATAAAGAGCTCGCGCCGAGCGCCGAAATGGGTGGGACTGAAACGATCCGCATCACGCCCAAAGCCTGTATGGAATAA
- the ccmI gene encoding c-type cytochrome biogenesis protein CcmI, translated as MIDFWLAAGLLLLIALSFLLIPVLRDRRAQREEDRTALNVALYQERVAELQVQQDEGVLNPAQLDTGRAEAARELLADTEGVETPRESRLGKPLPLLAAFLVPVLGVVLYLHYGASDKVELTREFSQPPVSMEDMTRRLERAAVAQPDSPEGLYFLGRAYMAQDRSADAAKIFERTVALAGRQPELLGQWAQAQYFADNKQWSPKVQALTDEALKLDPKEVTSLGLLGIAAFEGQRYQEAIDYWNRLLAQLPPDDNSRAALQGGIDRAAEKLKESGGTVAPQKSAMNVRVDLSADVKAKALPSDSVFIFARAVNGPPAPLAAKRVTVAQLPITVELSDSDAMMPQLKLSNFPEVQLVARISRAGQPTTGEWIGRSQPLASSTTALQQLTIDSPDK; from the coding sequence ATGATTGATTTCTGGCTCGCAGCAGGGTTGCTGCTCCTGATTGCCCTGAGTTTTCTGTTGATTCCTGTGTTGCGCGACCGTCGTGCCCAGCGTGAGGAAGACCGCACCGCGCTGAACGTGGCGCTGTATCAGGAACGCGTGGCCGAGCTGCAGGTGCAGCAGGACGAAGGCGTGCTGAACCCCGCGCAACTCGACACCGGCCGCGCTGAAGCGGCCCGCGAATTGCTCGCCGATACCGAAGGTGTGGAAACGCCCCGCGAGTCGCGTCTGGGCAAACCGTTGCCCTTGTTGGCGGCGTTTCTGGTGCCGGTGTTGGGCGTGGTGCTGTACCTGCATTACGGCGCCAGCGACAAGGTCGAACTGACCCGCGAATTCTCCCAGCCGCCGGTGTCCATGGAAGACATGACCCGCCGCCTGGAACGCGCCGCCGTCGCCCAGCCGGATTCGCCGGAAGGCCTGTATTTCCTCGGTCGCGCCTATATGGCTCAAGACCGTTCCGCCGATGCCGCCAAAATCTTCGAACGCACCGTGGCCCTGGCCGGTCGCCAGCCGGAACTGCTCGGCCAGTGGGCCCAGGCCCAGTACTTTGCCGACAACAAACAGTGGTCGCCCAAAGTGCAGGCGCTGACGGACGAAGCGTTGAAGCTGGATCCGAAGGAAGTTACCAGCCTCGGCTTGCTCGGTATCGCCGCCTTTGAAGGGCAGCGTTACCAGGAAGCGATCGACTACTGGAACCGCCTGCTGGCCCAACTGCCACCGGACGACAACTCCCGCGCAGCCCTGCAAGGCGGTATCGACCGCGCGGCCGAGAAGCTCAAGGAAAGTGGCGGCACCGTCGCACCTCAAAAATCCGCGATGAACGTGCGTGTGGACCTGAGCGCTGACGTGAAAGCCAAGGCCTTGCCGAGCGACAGCGTGTTCATCTTCGCCCGGGCGGTGAACGGCCCACCGGCACCGCTGGCGGCCAAACGCGTCACCGTCGCCCAGCTGCCGATCACCGTCGAACTGAGCGACAGCGATGCAATGATGCCGCAGTTGAAACTGTCGAACTTCCCCGAAGTCCAACTGGTTGCGCGCATATCCCGGGCCGGTCAGCCGACCACTGGCGAGTGGATCGGCCGCAGCCAACCTTTGGCCAGCAGCACCACTGCGCTGCAGCAGCTGACCATCGACAGTCCGGATAAGTAA